In one Mycobacteroides chelonae genomic region, the following are encoded:
- a CDS encoding BCCT family transporter has product MTPQSTPPDNTQGTANPVRRAWRSIRPQVFVPASLVIIAMIALAVVLAKGKQDAFAQLNKTIGEGVGWWYILIATGFVAFALYCGLSRVGTIRLGRDDEQPEFSFPAWLAMLFSAGMGIGLVFYGVAEPLSHYMHPPASRGIPAQTTAAANQAMSLTLFHWGLHAWSIYVVVGLGMAYMTYRKGRPLSVRWLLEPLLGRQRVEGFIGDVVDVVAIVGTLFGVATSLGFGITQIAAGLQYLGWIQVTNGWKVALIAVITSAATLSVVSGVSKGLKWLSNINMMLAAALTAFVLLLGPTLFLLQSWVQNLGGYIQSLPALMLRTAPFSHDGWVIDWTVFYWGWWMSWAPFVGMFIARISRGRTIREFVGGVLLAPTVISSLWFTVFGGAALFQRRAAPETGEAVDPNTSLFQMLEGLPLGVITSVLAIAVIVLFFVTSSDSGSLVIDILSSGGEMETPKLSRVYWAVLEGAAAAVLLLVGGRGSLQALQTASIATAVPFSVIMVAACFAMLKAFHFDVATTPRLLHISVADALPTPKGRRGGVSATLSGLFAVRDVDAHSCERHPDTGELTVLDPPDPLGDNDFEPDEQELWAATANEDPSTPHD; this is encoded by the coding sequence TTGACACCGCAATCGACCCCACCTGACAACACCCAGGGCACCGCGAATCCGGTGCGGCGTGCCTGGCGCAGCATCAGGCCCCAAGTCTTCGTTCCGGCATCGTTGGTCATCATCGCGATGATTGCCCTCGCCGTCGTGTTGGCGAAAGGCAAACAGGATGCGTTTGCCCAGCTGAACAAGACAATCGGCGAGGGGGTCGGCTGGTGGTACATCCTCATTGCCACTGGATTTGTGGCGTTCGCGTTGTACTGCGGCCTTTCCCGAGTCGGCACCATCCGGCTGGGCCGAGACGATGAGCAGCCCGAATTCAGCTTCCCCGCGTGGCTGGCCATGCTGTTCAGCGCAGGAATGGGGATCGGCCTGGTCTTCTACGGTGTCGCCGAACCACTAAGCCACTACATGCATCCCCCCGCGTCGCGTGGTATCCCAGCGCAGACCACCGCGGCAGCAAACCAGGCCATGTCATTGACCTTGTTCCATTGGGGACTGCATGCCTGGAGCATCTACGTGGTCGTCGGCCTCGGCATGGCCTATATGACCTATCGCAAGGGACGCCCCTTGTCGGTGCGGTGGTTGTTAGAGCCGCTACTAGGACGTCAGCGCGTGGAGGGATTCATCGGCGATGTAGTCGATGTCGTGGCGATCGTCGGCACATTGTTCGGTGTCGCGACCTCACTAGGTTTCGGCATCACACAGATCGCGGCCGGTTTGCAATACCTGGGGTGGATTCAGGTCACCAACGGGTGGAAGGTCGCCTTGATAGCCGTGATCACCTCAGCGGCCACGCTCTCGGTTGTCAGCGGGGTCAGTAAAGGTCTTAAATGGCTGTCCAACATCAACATGATGTTGGCCGCGGCCTTGACCGCCTTCGTGCTGTTGCTGGGTCCCACACTGTTTCTCCTGCAATCTTGGGTGCAGAACCTCGGAGGTTACATCCAATCGCTACCGGCATTAATGCTGCGCACAGCGCCGTTCTCTCACGATGGCTGGGTCATCGACTGGACAGTGTTCTATTGGGGTTGGTGGATGAGCTGGGCACCGTTTGTCGGAATGTTCATCGCCCGAATCTCGCGCGGACGAACCATCCGCGAGTTCGTCGGCGGAGTACTGCTGGCGCCCACGGTGATCAGTTCACTATGGTTCACCGTTTTTGGCGGCGCCGCCTTATTTCAGCGCAGAGCAGCCCCGGAGACCGGCGAGGCCGTTGACCCCAACACCTCGTTGTTTCAGATGCTCGAAGGGTTACCACTCGGCGTGATCACGAGCGTGCTCGCCATCGCCGTCATCGTACTTTTCTTCGTAACCTCTTCGGACTCCGGCTCTTTGGTGATCGACATACTGTCCTCCGGAGGCGAAATGGAGACGCCCAAGCTCAGTCGCGTCTACTGGGCGGTGTTGGAAGGGGCCGCGGCCGCGGTCCTACTGCTTGTTGGCGGGCGCGGTTCCCTGCAGGCCCTACAGACGGCATCGATCGCCACCGCGGTACCGTTCTCTGTGATCATGGTCGCGGCATGTTTTGCCATGCTCAAAGCATTTCATTTCGATGTGGCCACCACGCCCCGGTTGCTGCATATCTCAGTAGCCGATGCACTTCCGACACCGAAGGGTCGGCGTGGTGGCGTCTCTGCAACTCTGTCCGGGCTGTTCGCAGTGCGCGATGTCGACGCGCATTCGTGCGAGAGGCACCCCGATACCGGTGAGCTGACCGTCCTAGATCCACCAGATCCCCTCGGAGATAATGACTTTGAGCCCGATGAGCAAGAGTTATGGGCAGCCACAGCCAACGAGGATCCATCGACGCCACACGATTAG